ACCACCTGCAGGGGAGAGGCTCAGTTTCAGCCTAGCCGATCTCTACCCCAGCTCCACACCCATCCTGTCTCTGTTACTTACCCTTGCCCTGCCTACCTGGAGTCCTAGATAACCCCTGGTTCCCGTCTCACACTCCCAACTCCAGCTAAGCTGCCTCTTGTGCTGCTCCCAACCCTACAGAGGCCTCTCTGTCCATCATGGATCCTGAGAGTCCTAAATGTCTGCTTCTGGACACCAGGAAAGGTCCCGGAGGCTCAGAAGCGGGACAGGCAAACACTGCCTTCCACCCTGCTCTGCATGATGACCACCTGGGGATCAGAGTCCCCTCCCCCTAAAAAGCAATTCTATGTTGTGAATGTCCCTTAACACATTGTAGGCCCTAAGCTATAGATACCAGCCTTGGCCCAGAAGCAGGAGACAAGTCTCTACAGCAGCTCCCTGGTCCTGCCTCATAttttcacatacatgtgcatataaccACATAGCCATTTgcacatgtgcacttgtgtgcacagacatgcactgAAATACAAGTGCACGTTTGATAGATATTTTCCACACACAACTGTGCACTCACATTGCACTGACCATGTGCTCATgatgtacacttgtgtgtgtacCCATCCGTGCACTCACATTCTTATACTAACCCGAGCTTCCATACCCTTatgtacatgcacagacacgGTAGCCCGCATGCTCATACTCTCCCATTCAAAGCCATTTTATCATACTGGCTTCCAACCCAAGGGATGGAGACATGCCTGAACTGAACTACAGGTGAAAGTCCTTGGAATTCCATGGGTGATCTCTGCCCTCGGAGTCTCCAACTCCCTCAAGAGCTGTCAGATCATAGGCTCCACATAAGAGTTTAacatctagggctggagagatggctcagtggttaagagcactgactgctcttccagaggtcctgagttcaattcccagcaaccacatggtggctcacaaccatctgtaatgagatctgatgccctcttctggtgtgtctgaagacagctacagtgtacttacatataaataaataaatctttttttaaaaaaagagtttaacATCTAGCTCAAGCCCTTGAAGCCCACCTGCTCAGGTCCTGCAGAGTACAGAATCTGCCCCACTCTCCCCTCTGACCACTTTGCCTCCTCTGCTTTGCCCCTCCTCTGACATGTTTGCCTGTGCTAGATTCTCAGGACCTCAGGGCCTTTGCCCTTGCTATGTTGGCCACatggtctttgtctctgtctctctctgtctctctctgtctctatctgtctctctctctctctctctctctctctctctctctctctctcacacacacacacacacacacacacacacaccccaggctgccctggaatttaGTGATACacacctgcctttacctcccgaGTGTTCAAGGCACCTGGCTCTCCTCATTCTTTTATGCGCACCACCCATGCCTACCTCACTTCTGtcttgagactctgtctctggAACTGTCCTAGGTACTATTTAGTATTCGTTTCTTGTTTGTGTGCTCACAATCTTCATTGAACACCATAGGTACTCATTGTGAGATGAGACACTGGGGGGGGTCTCAAGAGCAAAACAGTAAGAAGCCGCTGCTGCTGGACCCTTCATAGTCTTAGCCCAGAGCAACCTACGTAGCTTGGGTCCTTGGGTGGCTGTGAACATGCCCACACTAGTCACTACTGTAGTTCCTCAAAGCCTCCAAGGGCTCAGGTATGTGGGAGGCCAAGAACAGTGGACTAGGGTGCTTCAGAGAACATGTAAACACTTACGACTGTGGCGTTTGCACCATATGCCCCCTGCCAGGTGATATAAATAGGTGTGCCCCAGCAGCCTTCTTTCTCCCTAGTTAACTAAGTTGCACATCTGGTTTTGGCTGTTTGGAAAATGAGCAAACTTCACACCCCCAACAGCTCTTGAATTCCCACACAGATCTTGTCCCTCACAGACAACATCTTAAAATTCCACATCAGGCCCTTCTGGACCCATCTGGGTCCTAGCAGAGCAGTACTTATGGCTGGGAAGTGGTCATGGGTGAGTCCAAAATAGAGACCCTGTCCCCCAGTGTTGCGCAGAAACATAGCCCCATCAGCAACTCTGTGTACCAGGATCTTAAGGATCAGAGTATGACCAGCTGAATGTCAAGTAGGATCTTACACCCTCTGGCCTCCCCAGTCCATCCCAGTGCCCACcgacacccacccctccctctgtGCCAACTCCCCAGGGCCACTCACGGTTCAGACTCCACAGTTTCCTTCTCAGCCAGGTAGTTGTGGGGCACGTAGCCCTCAGCCAAGGCCTTGCCTTCCGCATCCAGCAGGGTGGCCCACCACCACTGTTCCTCCTTCCTGGTAACATGGAGGAGGTCTCCTGCCTGAAAGCTCAGCTCCTCGTCCGTTCGTGCTTTGAAGTCCCAGAGGCCCACATACTTAGGACCCAGGTGAGCCTTGTCCAAAGACACCATGGCAGGCTTAGTGGCAGAGCCAACTGTGGCCTGCTTGTAGACACTTACTGCTGGGAGAGGTAGGAGGAACTTTTCCCAGAAAGCCAGTCACACCTACTTCCTTATGATGGGCAGGAGAGCAGCCACACCCGGCACTGATTGGAGATGGACTAACCTAGCTCCACCCTGAAGGCCCTTCTAGCCCCTGTTTGTTCTTTTGTCCACAAGATAAAACCATGGTATGTGCTCACGCTCGGTGAAAGCCTGTCAGCCAAACAACCCCTTGACAAGACCTAGCCACAGTTACACGGAATACCCCATTAGATGGGGAGCACACGGGTATCAACTGAAGCCTTGTCCCCTTGAGGTGTGAGTCTTGGAGCTAAAGGACGGGAAGGGGAGCAGTGGAGGGAGATTTCAAAGATGGTGGGCAGGTTGCTAGAACAGAGTAGAGAGTAAAGCAATGGCTATTCTAcgtgcaaacaaaaacaaactccctTACACTGGCTGGTCCCTCCTGCCAAAGGAGAAAGCTTCCCTCCTGAACACATGCTAACAAATACTGAGAGTTGCGAAAGGCTTGACATTCATGGCAGCCGCCTCCCTGAGCAGGTGTCCACCCTCTAGACGCTGACAGGACTAGATCTAGGCATAGTATCAAGGAAATCGGGCAGGGCATGAGTTGGAGACAAAGAAGAAACTGGTGGGGCTTGAGGGGGTGAGGGTTGCATGAGACCTGTGAACGTAAAGAACATACCCCAGCCTGAGCTTCTGCCACAACTCAGGTTCCTTGAGCTGAGGACATTCACATACAGTCTATCCTGGAGAAGCCAGCCATGACAGCATGCTAGACCGCAGCATGACAGCTGGAGAGCCAAAGGGAACCAAGGGGTATGAGGGCATGACCATCTGTGTGGGTCGTGAGCTGGGTTAGAATGCTTCCTGATATCTTGGAGATGTGTCTGTGGTCCATAGACCTCAGATCAAGAAGCAAGTATTGTCCTATCCTCCAGATAAGGACACAAAAGGGGCAGACACAAAGGGTGAGTAATGGCTGGGAAggacccacaccaccagggcctCTGCAGCTCCACCACCCTCTTTCCCAGGTTTCCCTCCTGCTCTGCGGCCCCcagggtctctttttttttttttcccccccggagctggggaccgaacccagggccttgcggttgctaggcaagtgctctaccactgagctaaatccccaacccccccagggTCTCTTTTAATTCACCTCCCATGCTACCCAATCCCTAGTAGCCCTACTTGTGACTGTTCCagtctgtccctccccctcctcctgttgAACCTTGAGAGCTCCAAGGATTCCCTGTCTCCAGAGTGGCCCTGACAACCCTTCTCACTCTGGCTGATCCTGTTGTGTTCATGATTGGGTGATCCTGCACGACGGGAAAGGAAATTGAAAAGTCTATAAGGGTGAGTGACCTGGGAAATAACGCCggattaaattgattttttttctttttctttcttttttcttttttaaggtggGGGAGTGCTGTggtagtggtgggggtgggggggtgctaCTTCATGCTGAGGATCAAATTCTGGCCCACATGTTGAATAAATGTTCTACTTCCGAGAACTGCGCCAGGCCTCGCGTTTTCTTTCATGGAAGAGACAAAGCACTACCCACTTCCTATTGGGATTAAAAACAGCAACATGCATTACTCGGTAGCTCCACACCTACCCAGCCTAGCTCAGCTCCCCAtaaggtgtggggaagggtcgaTCAATCaatacaggaagtagaaagggatAAGGATTGCTAGTGGCAGAGGTCAGCCTCAAGAACTCCACAGTTGCCTCCTGGTTTCCTCCAGGGTCTTCAAGTCTTGAACCTCTGAGGTCAAGCTATGTCCTGGACAGCCACATGTCCCTAAATGAGACCCGTGGGCAGCTCTATTGATGACACATCAGGTAGCCCAAAAGTCCCTGGCCTCTCCCCAGGAGGGCCAAACCTGCTCATCGTTGGCTGACTAGATGCCCAGGAATGTGCCAGGATCAGGTCAAACCAGCTTCCATGGTTTGACTACAACCCTAGCACCATCCTTCTATCCAGACTGAGCCATCCTACCCCTAGAGCCCTCATAGTTTGACTCATGGTAGCCCCTTAATATCAGAATACTATTGTCTTGTGCCATACAAGCCCTTGGGACCACATTTCTGCTCTGTGTGCTGGCAAAGCAGGGACCCCATAAGCAGCCAACTGCCATGTGCAGattcttcccttccacctccctcaATCAGATCTGCAGGCTAAGGAGAGGCAGGGCAATCCCTCAGCCCAATCCCACTGCCTCTTCTACCTATAAAGACCAATGTTAGCGCACTCTGTCAGCCTGGCCTCCATAGCTCCTAGGACCCTCCTGTTTCAAATCTGCCTCCCGTGAGAAAGCCCATGACTGACTAACCCCCAAAACCTTTGCTCTAGCTAAGGGGTCGCTTTACACatgaggtttggttcccagcttccTCTTAGCCAGTTTACAAATGTAATCATGGGCAAATTGGCTTTGGTGAGTGCAAAGCTGGCCCCAAATTTCATCCCCTCTAGGGACTGCCAGTCTCTCTGCCCCACAGCCTTCTGGGTACAACTGGTAGGAGAGTGAAATGGTCTTGGGTCCCTGAGCAAAGCCCCCATGCCCTTCCTGCTAAGTATGCTGCCCCTGAGTGCCGTGAACTGTGGTATGATCAAGGGCCCAACTTCTCAAGGTGTTACCCTCAAAAAGTGGCCCTTGGGGGCTTTGCCCCAGAGAGTAGTTTATGTGGTTGTCAACGTCCTACCTAAATCTGCCTAATCCCACCAACCAGAAAATTCTGCCTCCTAAACCACTGCCCATCATCCAAAGAAACACCGTTCCTCTGCATGTAGAGAAGGCGTGGGTGTGCTGACCTCCAAATAGCCAGTCTGCCCTTCCTGAAGCTGAGGAGCCTTCTGGCTTCAATCCCAAGCCAGGGAGATGGAAAGGGCTGCTCGCTTAGCTCTAGCAGTGTCCACCATTAATGCCACGAGGTCCACACTGTaatgcagctctggctgtgggCTGCCATTTAATTCTCCCTCCCGCGTTCGAGAGCCTCCGGCATTCCATTCGGGGAGCCGGAATGTGAAACCGACAGAACATGTTTATTGAAGCTGACTTTGTGTTCCTAAGGTTTACTAGTACCCGTGGGGCACTGGGTAGGGGcagatgctgctgctgtctcctaagagaaCATAGCATGTATTGGCACACAGCCAGCCCTGGTGTTGGCTACTTAACCCAATCTACAGTAAGACCTGGGGAAAGTGGGCTTTTCCATCCTTGATTCTAGAAGGGAGCAGCGTTGAGGGCAAGGAGGAAACTGCTGGCTCTGTGGGTACTCGTCTGTCCAGCACGTCCGTGCGGCTCCTCTTCTATACTTTATCAACACTTTGGGGACTATGCCAGGAGGAGCACATCGGCCTTCATATTTGAGTGAGTGCTCACGACCAGGCTCAGTCTGCACAAGTCCCGTCTGGTGTGCACATGTAGGTACATGCGTCTCTctagtgtgcacatgtgagtaccAGACTGTGTCAGTGAAGGAGCCCCAGGGTGGGAGCCCAGAGGCTGCTGTCATTCTCAGTTGTATAGCATCTCCCATGGGTATGAGTGACAAATATTTCCTTGGGAGACAGCCTTCAGGAAGCGGCAGCCCTAGCTGCTGCCCAAGGGTCTGGAGAGACCTGGTCACGTGAGGCCCAGATGGAGGCGTCTGTTTATGGCATTCAGCTTCTCCCTCAGTGTGGCAAAGGTGGGACGCTCCTCGGGGCTGCCCTTCCAACACTCCACCATGAGCACGTAGACCTCTGCTGGGCAGACAGCTGGGCGTGGCAGCCGGTATCCACGACTAATCTGCTGTAGCGTCTCGTGGTTGGTCATTCCTGATAAAGGGCCAGCAAGAGGACCAGACAGCAGCTGCCTTGATTCTGCTGCCCAGGTGCCACCAAAGAGACTATCCCACTCCCAACCTCTGCATGACCAGTCTGTGCTGGTACTCCAGCCCCTACCCTGGTACCTCTGTGGGTCAGTGACTCCCAGGGCACCATACATCTCCTCCCTCAGACTGGATCCCAGGTCACCTCCCTCAGACTAGACTTTCCCTGATGAGTCATAATCTCCTCTGAGATGGCTTACCCTCATAGGGACACTGGCCATAAGTGAAGACTTCATACAGCAGGATGCCAAAGGACCAGACATCTGACTTTTGGGAAAAGATACGGTAATTAGCAGCCTCAGGTGCCGTCCACTTGACGGGGATCTTGGAGCCACTGCTTGGGGAGTAGACGTCGTCCTGGGGATGAGGTGTAACGGTTGGGAATTCAGCGTAGTGTTTTCCCCTCTGTAGGGGTTAGGAGCCCAGAGCCCCACTGACCTTGAGCAGCCTGGCCAGGCCAAAATCAGCTACCTTGCAGGTGAGGTCATCCCCCACCAGCACGTTCCTGGCAGCCAAGTCGCGGTGGACAACACGCCGCTCCTCCAGGTAGCTCATGCCCTCAGCTACCTGGCAGGCAAATCCCAGTAGATGAGGCAGGCTCAGGGCCTTTCCCTCAGGGCCTGCAGAGAGAGGGGCTCAGGGGTCAGGGCTGGGTGGCGGTCCTCATAATGGCACAGGATGATGGCCAGCAAGgcaagtgcatgtgcacacacgtgcttCTTCTGTGCCGTGATTCTCCCATCTCTGAGAGAGTGAGAGCGGCACCTACTAAGGCCCAGTAGACAATGAATAGCACGGAAAGGGAAGTCACCACAAGGCCTCAAGCACAACCTGTTTCTCGGTACCTGCCTGTACTCCCAAGGGAGATACTACCCAACCTGGACTGGGTCTGAGCATATCAGAGGTCAGTGACACAAAGGGAACCTCTACTGTTTGTACGGCAGCCCTAGCCTCAGAACGACCGGGTTTTGACTACATAGCCTTTCACCAAATCTAAGCCTGAACCAGATCCTTGGCCTCAGTGGGACCAGGTGTCTGCAACCTGGGCCACATGTGTCTCTTACAAATGCTTAAGGATTCTTCTTTGTGGACCTAGGGTGTGAATGTTATCGTAGGGGTTGGCAGATGTCTGCtacagggtgggggaagggaaagcaTCCACTGCCCAAGTAGAAGTTACTCACTGCCCAGGTAGACCTGCAAGTTGCCCTTGCCCATGAGTTCGGTAACGATGTACACGGGTTCACCCAGGGAGCATATAGCGTGCAGCCGGATCAGCCGCTCATGCCTCAAGCTCTTCAGTGCCTCAATCTCCTTGGTGAGGTCTGCCAGCTTCATGTCAGCTATAAAAAAGATGTTGCTCCAGGACTGTGCAGGGCCACCACTGCCCCAGGCTCCAGGGTCAGAGGGCAATGCTACAGGGCCTCACCTGATTTGATTACCTTCACCGCCACAGGTGTAGAGCCCAGCCACAGGCCTTCCCACACCTCCCCGAAGAAGCCTTCACCCAGTTTTCTCCGAAGGACAAATTCTGAACGTGGCCGTTCCCACTCGTCCTGAGCCGAGGGCATCTGTGGGAAGGGACATTCAGTGCGCTGCCTTAGACTCCCCTAGCAGAATGGGCAGGAAGACGAAGCTACTATTTGAACCTAGCCTCCCTGGGAATCTCAGGAAAAGCCCCAGCATCAGGCCTtagcctctccctccccagtgcacTCCTACTCCAGGCCCAGGCTAGGACAAAGGGGAGACCAGTgtggacctccaggaggccaagctcAGAGCTAGGAGGCTAATTGTTTTGGGAACTTAAGCGGCCCCTTTACCAGAGCCGGACATCCGTTCACAAACACTCATTACAACCCTGGCTAGGCTGTCATTAGGCTGTCATTACAGAACCAGAGAAACCAGActgctgccctggacccagtAATACCAGATACTGGGGGAAATAGTATCTCTACTCTCAGCTTCTGCCCTCAGGGCTAGGAGCAACTGTGGGTGCCTTCCCCACACTGGCCTTGACTCCTCATGATGCCATGCAGAATTGGGTGCATCCTATACCCCTTGGGGATCCCCAACTTTCCAATAGCCTCAGAGTAGATAAAACTGGCAACTCCATCAGAATAAATAAACCACTGGACACCGGCTATTCCCTAGTCAAGTCTAGGCCAGACGCTTGCCAAGAGACTCTGAGGCAGGGTTCCTGGTGGTCCCCAGGAATGGGGAAAGTTGCAGATCCACCTGGGGTACACAGGGCTGCAACAGAGGGTTCTGGATCAGCTTCCAGTTGGTCTTGTAGTAAGCTAGCAATGCATCCAGGCTGGGGAAGAGTCGACCCTCCTGCAGGTAGAGGCCGCCGCTGGGTGCCATGCAGATTCGATAGTGGCAGACTTTGGCCTGAGCCCTGActggagacagaaatggaaaccaGTGCCTTGGCTACACCTGCCTCAGATACCCACAGCCCAGCATCTCAAGTGACTTCCCTCAGATTGACCATGGGGTCGCTGAGGTGGACAATGGTCTGTGCAAGAGGGGGCATGGTCAAGATACAGgccccaggacagtcagggagccCTGGGGACAAAGAGTATTAAATAGGTTCATGTTTAATGGAATGCTAACTCTACCAGGTAGCAAatggaggaagtggagaaagaaagaggaagaaaggaaggagggaatggaggaagggatggagggtggaaagatgaagggaggaagggaggaagagggaagagagggaagggaggaaggaaggaggcaagggaaggagaa
The DNA window shown above is from Rattus rattus isolate New Zealand chromosome 5, Rrattus_CSIRO_v1, whole genome shotgun sequence and carries:
- the Srms gene encoding tyrosine-protein kinase Srms, with the protein product MRLRPQPGPLGMEPFLRKRLTFLSFFWDKIWPAGESEEDIPRIQGQDDNPVPEQPAAVEPCSFPAPRARLFRALYDFTARCAEELSVSRGDRLYALKEEGEYIFAQRLSGPPSTGLVPVTYLAKATPETPSDQPWYFNGISRTQAQQLLLSPANAPGAFLIRPSESSIGGYSLSVRAQAKVCHYRICMAPSGGLYLQEGRLFPSLDALLAYYKTNWKLIQNPLLQPCVPQMPSAQDEWERPRSEFVLRRKLGEGFFGEVWEGLWLGSTPVAVKVIKSADMKLADLTKEIEALKSLRHERLIRLHAICSLGEPVYIVTELMGKGNLQVYLGSPEGKALSLPHLLGFACQVAEGMSYLEERRVVHRDLAARNVLVGDDLTCKVADFGLARLLKDDVYSPSSGSKIPVKWTAPEAANYRIFSQKSDVWSFGILLYEVFTYGQCPYEGMTNHETLQQISRGYRLPRPAVCPAEVYVLMVECWKGSPEERPTFATLREKLNAINRRLHLGLT